One window from the genome of Cyclobacterium amurskyense encodes:
- a CDS encoding efflux RND transporter permease subunit has protein sequence MIKKIIDRPVLASVISILIVIAGLISLMRLPVTRFPDIAPPSVNVGVSYPGGNAETVAKSVLLPLEEAINGVENMTYIRSKATNSGRGSINIFFKPGTDPDIAAVNVQNSISREIGELPPEVIQEGISVVKRLSGNIMTINIVAESEDTPYDETFIQAYSRINVKRELLRVEGVAQASFVGRRTYAMRVWLNPEKLALYGLVPQDITNQINDQNFEAAPGRFGETSEEIFETIIKHKGRFSTPEEYENIVIKSNKDGSILYLRDIARVELGASNLGSDNTVNGKPSATINITQTSDSNAKEIDQKIREVMEKISKNFPEGITYEISYSVRNQIDESIDQVVHTIIEACILVFIVVFIFLQDLRSTIIPAIAIPVSLIGTFFFLQLLGFSINVLTMFALVLAIGIVVDDAIVVVEAVHHKMTHGKMPAKKATVAAMKEISTAIISITIVMAAVFVPVGFMEGPVGLFYRQFAYTLIFAILISALNALTLSPVLCALLLKPAKVYEDESASKFSRIKHRIFTAFESGFDAFTNKYVGSVTYLLHKKWIPLSALVVLLVLTVLMFRSTPSAFIPAEDDSFLTYSLTMPPGSSLHRTSGPMHQVDSILRNHPSVRSVNSISGFNVMENAPSPSFGMGYINLKPIDKRGETQEINALISELKNKLSHIPEAEINVFARPTVQGFGEFSGLEMIIQDRVGESFTDFNLVADEFIAAVNERPEIEKAFTTFNANFPQYQMNIDYVKAKNMGVSVQNMMRSVQAYFGRLQSGDFNRFGRQYRIFVQADIPYRTEKKSMDAIFVRNNLGEMVPVNTMVTLEEVNGPEIVNRYNLFNSITVNATPADGYSTGDALNAIEEIAAELPTNYSYEWTGMSLEEKESGFQTAIIFILSIVFVFFLLAAQYESYLLPFAVLLSIPCGLLGVFVAINLAGIDNNIYVQVSIIMLIGLLAKNAILIVEFAAQKRKQGMSIFNAAVEASRLRIRPIIMTSFAFIAGLIPLMRTMGASAQGNKSVSIGAAGGMLFGVILGIFIIPTLYMVFQHLHEKTRKKPGKNIPVEA, from the coding sequence ATGATTAAGAAAATAATAGACAGGCCTGTTTTGGCCTCAGTTATTTCGATTTTAATAGTGATTGCTGGGCTGATCAGTTTGATGCGACTCCCTGTAACTCGATTTCCTGATATTGCACCGCCTAGTGTAAACGTAGGTGTTAGCTATCCTGGTGGAAATGCCGAAACGGTTGCTAAATCTGTATTGTTACCTTTGGAAGAAGCCATCAATGGGGTAGAAAACATGACCTACATTCGCTCCAAGGCCACGAACTCGGGAAGAGGAAGCATCAATATATTTTTTAAGCCAGGGACTGATCCGGACATCGCCGCAGTCAATGTTCAAAACAGTATCTCCCGAGAGATCGGTGAACTACCTCCCGAGGTAATTCAAGAAGGGATCTCCGTAGTAAAACGGCTTAGTGGCAATATTATGACAATCAACATTGTTGCCGAAAGTGAAGACACCCCTTATGATGAGACCTTTATACAGGCTTATTCCAGGATAAATGTAAAACGGGAATTATTAAGAGTAGAAGGTGTCGCCCAAGCCTCTTTTGTCGGAAGGAGAACTTATGCCATGAGGGTATGGCTAAACCCAGAGAAACTGGCACTTTATGGTCTTGTGCCCCAAGACATAACCAATCAAATCAATGACCAAAACTTTGAAGCAGCTCCTGGTAGATTTGGTGAAACTTCAGAAGAGATTTTTGAAACCATTATCAAGCACAAAGGCCGATTTAGTACGCCTGAAGAATACGAAAACATTGTCATTAAATCCAACAAAGATGGATCCATTCTATACCTAAGAGATATTGCCAGGGTAGAGCTAGGTGCTTCTAATTTGGGTAGTGACAATACCGTAAATGGAAAACCCTCTGCCACCATTAATATCACCCAGACAAGTGACTCCAATGCCAAAGAAATAGATCAGAAGATCCGGGAGGTAATGGAGAAAATCTCTAAAAATTTCCCTGAAGGAATTACTTATGAAATCTCCTATTCAGTAAGAAACCAAATCGATGAATCCATTGATCAGGTTGTTCATACCATTATTGAGGCCTGTATTCTGGTGTTCATCGTCGTATTTATCTTTTTACAGGACTTAAGATCAACCATTATTCCTGCAATCGCAATTCCTGTTTCATTGATAGGTACCTTTTTCTTTTTACAACTGCTGGGTTTTTCTATAAATGTACTCACCATGTTTGCCTTGGTATTGGCCATAGGTATTGTAGTAGATGATGCCATAGTTGTAGTGGAAGCAGTGCACCACAAAATGACCCATGGAAAAATGCCTGCAAAAAAGGCAACGGTAGCAGCAATGAAAGAAATTTCCACTGCCATTATATCAATTACTATCGTAATGGCTGCAGTATTTGTGCCTGTAGGCTTTATGGAAGGCCCAGTTGGGTTATTTTATCGACAATTTGCCTACACCTTGATTTTCGCAATCCTTATTTCAGCTTTAAATGCCTTGACTTTAAGTCCCGTTTTATGTGCATTATTGTTAAAGCCTGCAAAGGTTTACGAAGATGAATCTGCAAGTAAATTTTCCCGCATAAAGCACAGGATTTTTACGGCATTTGAATCTGGATTTGATGCCTTTACAAATAAATATGTTGGGTCAGTCACCTACCTTTTACATAAAAAATGGATCCCACTTAGTGCTTTGGTCGTGCTTTTAGTGCTAACCGTTTTGATGTTCAGGAGTACACCCAGTGCATTTATCCCCGCAGAAGACGACAGTTTCCTAACTTACTCCCTGACCATGCCTCCAGGGTCTTCTTTGCATAGAACTTCCGGGCCAATGCATCAGGTAGATTCTATTCTTAGAAACCACCCTTCGGTGAGAAGTGTCAATAGTATTTCAGGTTTTAATGTAATGGAAAATGCCCCTAGCCCTTCTTTTGGAATGGGATACATAAACCTTAAACCTATAGACAAACGTGGTGAAACTCAGGAAATCAATGCATTAATCTCTGAATTAAAAAACAAACTGTCCCATATTCCAGAAGCAGAAATCAATGTTTTTGCTAGACCGACAGTTCAAGGATTTGGGGAATTTTCAGGTCTTGAAATGATTATTCAAGACCGGGTAGGAGAAAGTTTTACCGATTTCAACTTAGTAGCAGATGAATTTATTGCTGCTGTAAATGAAAGACCGGAAATCGAAAAGGCCTTCACCACCTTCAATGCTAATTTCCCTCAATACCAAATGAACATTGATTATGTAAAGGCCAAGAACATGGGTGTGAGTGTGCAAAATATGATGAGATCTGTACAAGCCTATTTTGGAAGACTTCAATCTGGAGATTTTAATCGATTTGGTCGCCAATATAGGATTTTTGTTCAAGCAGATATTCCTTATCGTACGGAGAAAAAATCCATGGATGCCATTTTTGTGAGAAATAATCTCGGAGAAATGGTGCCTGTCAATACCATGGTCACACTCGAAGAAGTAAATGGTCCAGAAATAGTGAATCGTTACAATTTATTTAATTCAATTACTGTCAATGCTACACCTGCGGATGGTTACAGTACTGGAGATGCATTAAATGCCATTGAGGAAATTGCAGCTGAACTGCCAACCAATTATAGTTATGAATGGACAGGGATGAGCTTGGAAGAGAAAGAATCAGGTTTTCAAACAGCCATCATTTTCATTCTAAGTATTGTATTTGTTTTCTTCCTTTTGGCAGCCCAATATGAAAGTTATTTACTTCCATTTGCCGTTTTACTGTCAATCCCATGTGGTTTATTAGGTGTATTTGTCGCCATCAATCTTGCAGGAATTGACAACAATATTTATGTGCAGGTCAGTATTATCATGCTTATAGGCTTACTGGCAAAAAATGCAATTTTGATTGTTGAATTTGCCGCACAAAAGAGGAAACAAGGCATGAGCATATTCAATGCAGCTGTGGAAGCTTCTCGACTGCGAATTAGACCTATAATCATGACTTCTTTTGCCTTTATTGCCGGGTTGATTCCCTTGATGCGAACGATGGGTGCTTCTGCTCAAGGTAATAAATCTGTTAGTATTGGTGCTGCAGGAGGAATGCTTTTCGGTGTAATTCTTGGGATTTTCATCATCCCTACCCTTTATATGGTTTTTCAACATCTTCATGAAAAGACCAGAAAAAAACCAGGTAAAAACATTCCTGTAGAAGCCTAA
- a CDS encoding efflux RND transporter periplasmic adaptor subunit: MRLIKLIFSENILLTTGIIALSLANYSCDSKGEQVKVETLSLPVTTVKKDSAITTFEYLGAIEGKVNVEIRPQVEGLLDQIHVDEGDFVEKGQLLFSINSQPYVERLKNAQAAVEVEKAKLENAKIEMERLQPLIDHEVISEVQMKTAQSNFGVAKASLAQAQALKATSEIDMQFTRIKAPVSGYIGLIPMRVGNLLSKGDDEPITTLSDISEVYVYFAMSESNYLFYKKMKEDSTARRLNPNVKLILADGTIHSEEGVIDADAGQIDRNTGAITLRAKFNNPDKLLRSGNTGKIILEQIHPNVLMVPQESITKVQDKTFVFTLMPDSTVRRKEVNISGKAGQNYILKPNNISEGETIIQSGVNKIKDGMKVEAYQQKQLP, from the coding sequence ATGAGACTAATAAAATTAATTTTCAGCGAAAATATTTTGTTGACAACGGGAATAATAGCACTTTCTTTGGCAAACTATTCTTGTGACAGCAAGGGAGAACAAGTGAAAGTAGAAACACTTTCATTGCCGGTGACTACCGTAAAGAAAGATTCCGCGATCACTACATTCGAATACCTAGGCGCAATTGAGGGCAAGGTTAACGTTGAGATTCGTCCACAAGTTGAGGGATTATTGGATCAAATCCATGTGGATGAGGGGGATTTTGTTGAAAAAGGACAGCTATTATTTAGTATCAATTCCCAACCTTATGTAGAGCGACTCAAAAATGCACAAGCAGCAGTAGAGGTAGAAAAGGCAAAACTAGAGAATGCCAAAATCGAAATGGAAAGGCTACAACCGCTTATTGACCATGAAGTGATTTCTGAGGTACAAATGAAAACTGCCCAATCGAATTTCGGTGTGGCCAAGGCTTCACTTGCGCAAGCACAGGCTTTGAAAGCTACTAGTGAGATCGATATGCAATTCACAAGAATAAAAGCTCCTGTAAGTGGATACATAGGACTGATTCCCATGCGTGTAGGGAATTTATTATCGAAAGGTGATGATGAACCAATAACCACCTTATCAGACATCAGCGAGGTCTATGTTTATTTCGCGATGAGTGAGTCCAACTACCTCTTTTACAAAAAGATGAAAGAAGACTCAACAGCCCGAAGGTTAAATCCAAATGTGAAATTAATACTAGCAGATGGGACCATCCACTCGGAGGAAGGGGTAATTGATGCGGATGCTGGTCAAATAGACCGAAATACCGGAGCCATCACCTTAAGGGCTAAATTTAATAACCCGGACAAACTTCTTAGAAGTGGGAATACAGGTAAAATCATTTTAGAACAAATCCATCCAAATGTATTAATGGTTCCACAAGAATCAATAACAAAGGTTCAAGACAAAACTTTTGTTTTCACCCTTATGCCAGACAGTACGGTGAGAAGGAAAGAGGTAAATATCTCCGGCAAAGCAGGTCAAAATTATATTTTGAAACCGAACAACATTTCCGAGGGAGAAACAATCATTCAATCGGGAGTGAATAAAATTAAAGATGGGATGAAAGTGGAAGCCTACCAACAAAAACAGCTTCCTTAA
- a CDS encoding RNA polymerase sigma factor, translating into MTFSQNKLSDEFLKYLEQNKGILYKVARSYGNNEDEIKDLIQEISIQVWKAFPKYKQEFKFSTWLYRIALNVAISNYRKEKVRAQINSPMEDQFIQIAAPKESTQNENIQQLYLLISEFKHFDRALMLLYLDEKSYAEIANIMGISESNVATKLSRLKKKLKEKFLK; encoded by the coding sequence ATGACATTTTCTCAAAACAAGCTTTCGGATGAATTCTTAAAATATCTTGAACAAAATAAAGGCATCCTTTACAAAGTAGCCAGATCATATGGAAACAATGAGGATGAAATTAAAGACCTAATTCAAGAAATTTCTATCCAAGTTTGGAAGGCTTTTCCAAAGTATAAACAAGAATTCAAATTCTCAACATGGCTATATCGCATCGCTTTAAATGTTGCCATATCGAATTACAGAAAGGAAAAGGTACGAGCCCAAATAAACTCTCCTATGGAAGATCAATTTATCCAAATAGCGGCTCCAAAAGAAAGTACTCAAAATGAAAACATTCAGCAACTCTACCTCTTAATAAGCGAATTCAAACATTTCGATAGGGCCTTAATGTTGCTTTATCTGGATGAAAAAAGTTATGCTGAAATCGCCAATATTATGGGTATATCAGAATCTAATGTGGCTACTAAACTAAGTAGATTAAAAAAGAAATTAAAAGAAAAATTTTTAAAATAA
- a CDS encoding LLM class flavin-dependent oxidoreductase — protein MNYSILDLALLKEGYDAGDAYKRALDVAIKAESWGFKRYWLAEHHNMPYVGSSAPTVLMGHIAQGTKTIRVGSGGIMLPNHSPMMVAEQIGTLDTLYPGRIDLGLGRAPGTDQKTAAVLRRGRMQTVQEFPQDLEELQMFFSDENIDSPVRAFPAEGLDIPIYLLGSSMDSAFMAAKKGLPYVFASHFAPTYFSQAATYYKQNFKPSQYNNKPYLMACVNVVIADSNEEAEYLATSFYQMALGIVRGRSYPLSPPVKDMSGIWALHEEAAIKQMTKYAFIGSFEKVKAGLENFIELYDLDEVMVTTNIYEHEKRLKSFKYTAEALKALSKQSQYE, from the coding sequence ATGAATTATTCAATTTTAGATTTAGCATTACTTAAGGAAGGATATGATGCCGGAGATGCCTATAAAAGGGCTTTGGATGTAGCCATAAAAGCAGAATCATGGGGATTCAAGCGATATTGGCTAGCAGAGCATCATAATATGCCATACGTAGGAAGTTCAGCACCTACTGTTTTGATGGGACATATTGCCCAAGGAACGAAAACCATCAGGGTAGGCTCTGGAGGAATTATGCTTCCCAACCATAGCCCCATGATGGTTGCGGAACAAATTGGCACCCTTGATACCCTATACCCCGGAAGAATAGACCTGGGTTTGGGTAGGGCTCCGGGTACAGATCAAAAGACCGCAGCAGTTCTAAGGAGAGGTAGGATGCAAACCGTACAGGAATTCCCTCAGGATTTAGAAGAGTTACAAATGTTCTTTTCTGATGAAAACATCGACTCTCCCGTTCGCGCTTTTCCTGCCGAAGGATTAGACATCCCTATTTATTTATTGGGTTCAAGTATGGACAGTGCATTTATGGCAGCTAAAAAGGGCTTGCCCTATGTTTTTGCTAGCCACTTTGCACCAACCTATTTCTCTCAGGCAGCTACTTATTACAAACAAAACTTTAAACCATCTCAATACAACAACAAACCCTACCTAATGGCATGTGTAAATGTTGTTATAGCTGACAGCAATGAAGAAGCTGAATATTTAGCCACTTCTTTTTACCAAATGGCTTTGGGAATTGTTAGAGGTAGGTCTTACCCACTTTCCCCTCCAGTCAAAGACATGAGTGGAATTTGGGCACTACATGAAGAGGCTGCCATCAAGCAAATGACCAAATATGCTTTTATTGGAAGTTTTGAAAAGGTCAAAGCAGGCTTAGAAAACTTTATTGAGCTATATGACCTAGATGAGGTGATGGTAACCACGAATATCTATGAGCATGAAAAAAGACTTAAATCTTTTAAATACACTGCGGAGGCTTTAAAAGCCCTTTCAAAGCAAAGCCAATATGAATAA